The window TGGTTCATGTGATTGTTTTCTTTGTGGCAGGTATATGTTTCGTGTAATCTTATAATCATTTTCATTACTGATTTCATTCTTTATGAGAGAAATATTTGCAGCAGATGACATATTTTCTCGTTCTATTTGTTGGATTGATCATTCTCAAATATACAAACCATAAAACTTTAGCATTATACAATTCCTAAGTTTGTGGATTTTAATTGAATATGGCGACTTTGTTGATACCTTTTGTGATGTTCAGCCAAGTTTGAGCACAAACTGTGGGGCAAATACTTGACTTGTTTGACCCCTTCAGGCTGCACATCTTTCGGTGGCTGCTCTGGTCCTGGCAGCTGACCTTTGTTGAGTGCGACGGTGTTGAAGGGACCAGAATCTCCGGAGCAGACCCACCCTCTGTGCTTATCCTCAGGGCAGACAGGTAGTCTTGAGTTTAGTGTATGTGAAGCTTGGCCCGGTGGGGTCTCCTGGATTTAGGAGCAGAGGTAAGTAACCCTGTTGATGGCAGTTTGGCTTTAGGTGCTGCTTCACCTTTATCACAGCTACGCTGCGATGTACAGCAAAAGGAGGTTTGCTGCCACTTTGgatatttttttctccatttcttttttttttttgtgataaaatgacttttaaaaaatgccaaaaaagctTTAGCCTTGTGAGCTCTCCCTGTTGCACTCATACTTTAACCACGTTCTTATTGTTTCATATTTCTTGTtgtcatacaaaaaaaaataccactctttttctttttacagtgtATGATACATTTTATTCTCATCAAATAAAATGAAGCGGCTCAACATGACATAATCCATATAAAAGTCATTTACATTACTTACATTCATTGTATTTACAGTTTTCACAAATCCCTTTAAAGGATTGTCAAATTATCCTGATTGAAACGGCTGACATTTTGATTTATTATAAGGAAGACCTTAATGAGACTGGTAAAGTATTTACATCCTAAAGTATTTAAAATCCTTCTCttttatgttttcatttattctgtttttcttaTAAGGTGCAAAATACTTTTGTGAGACTTCTTCCAACCAGCGGCATGCCAACAACAATGAAGACAGCTGCATTTTATCTGTTGAACTACAGTCAGAGAACTGAGGTTTAGCTGTCCGGAGCAGTCAGAGAGCTCGGAGGGCACTGCGCTTCCAGTCGCTGTATGGATGGGGGTCTCTTTGGAGGTTTGGCAGTCGAGTGCATGTCGGTGAAGACGACTGATCGGCCATCCGGGCAGAGGAGGACACTGGAATCTGCCTCACACTTTGTAGTTCTGCTTGGCCACAAGGCCTCAGCCGACCTGAGGCCGAGGCCACCTGGAGAGAGAACCTCCGTTGGTACCACTGACACCTGACTCATCTTGATCAGCATGTCCAGTGACTTCTTGCGACTCTCCAGTGAATCCCTCATCACCTTCCTCTCACTCTCATCCTCGTCCTCATCTTTTTTCTCATCCagctcctcgtcctcctcctcgGTCTCTGTTGCGTTTCCTTGAAGGCTCCCATCCTCTCTCATGCTCTGCTCACCAACCAGTTCTGTTGAGTCCCTCTTAAGCGACAGGTCAAGAGGTCCGTCATTTTGGCCAGCCGTCCGCTCCAATGCCTGGTGAATATGGGAGAGCTCGCTGCGGATTTTGTTCAGGTGCTCCCAGAGGTGTCGCTGGGCAGGAAGGTCCTCCTTCTCCAGGTGAGAGATTTTGCGTTCAGCCTCTTGGTATTCCTGCAGGGCTTTGGAGAGATCACTGAGGAGAGCAGCCACTGACTCCGAAGCTCCCTCCTCAGATGACCTGGCAGCAGTCAAGTGTTGGCTGTTGGTTCCCACACAAGTTGATAGAGAGGGCAATTCACTGTGGGGACTAGTGACCAGATCGTTGTACCACTGTTCACTCGGCCTGGCCTGGTGTTGAGCGTCCTTTAAACTAAAAAGAGGAGGAGATTTTTAGTTTTTCAGCTTTGAAGCCTACAGTGTTTGAGATGAAATAAAACACAGTTTCCTAAAAGTTTAGTGTAAATAGAATTTGAAAACCTATTGATGCTTCTATTTCTAATTCTGGTGCTATTTTTGAAAGTTAAAAATTACCTGTTTTGGAAGAGATGTTTGTCAGTTGATGCAGTCTGAAAATTCTTCAGAGAGTCCAACGTAAAGCCTCTGGCAGGCTTCTTCTGTGCAGGTGCTTCGTGACTTCTCAGTGCAGCTCCTGTCCTCTTGAGACCCCAGCTTCCTTTCCCTTCCTTGGCCATAGGCTGCATTTTATCCCCCAACCTGTAGCCCTGGTCAGGGGAATCTTTTTGAGGTGACACCCAGCCAGTCGGAGACAAAGCGTTTCCTGGCCGCAAAGCAGGCACTTTCCACAAATTGACTTTAGGCTGGAAGCTGGACAAAGGACTTGCATCCAAACTGTTTGTGGAAGTCTTGAGAGATTTGCTGGCATCGTTCTGACTTGAGGACAGTCCGAATGTGTGCTCACACAAGAAGGGGTAGTAGAGACGAGGGGAGATGAGAGCTCTGTCTGTGATAGTGCTGGAAGTCGGTTGCATCAGCTGAGCGGCCGACGCCAGGAAGGGAAGCTGGGTGAGCTGTGCGTGGGTCTGTGCCGTCACACTGGAAGCTGTGGTGGGCATAGCTGAGTTCATGTAGGAGAACAGGCTGGGATAACCTACTCCAAGGACTGACAGGTTGAGTCCAGTGGAATCCTGATAGTCTACCAGGTTTGGAGGAGGGTAACAGGGGATTGAACCACTCACTCGAGGCTGAGCACCTTCAGATTTGGCCTTCGCCTGGCTGGATGCTAGCAGCCGCCACTGCTCCGACAGAAGCCCAGGAGCAGTCAGACATCCTTTTGATAGCTTATAGTGTCTCAGCTGGGCCTCTACTTCTACAGACCGTGCTCGTAACAGTTGATCTTCCAGGGAAAGCATGTTAGCCATCAGGAGCTCTGACTCTGGCTGTTTGCTCGTCTTGGTGACGCCCTCTGTAGCCTCCCCTCCTCTGTTGTTGGAGCTTTCTTTGGTCAGCCCAGTGATCTCTGCCGGCTCCGCTCGTCCTCCCTCTTCTTCATCCTCTGGTCCCTGGCTTTCCCTGCACTCACCTTCCTCCTGCATAGACCTCCGTTGCCCCAGCTTCTCCTCGGCACGTATAACCTGTTCTAGATCGTCTTTCCCAACGGCATGAATGCCATGCGCCTGTTGGATGGGTCGTAGCTGTTCTGGATGCAGAACGTTGCCTTTCTTGTATGGCCAGTCTGATTCTATGAGAAGAGACAAGGAGTTCTTGCAGAGGCTGTACTTCATATGGTTGTACAGGTGTGACTTCTCCATGCAGGTGAAGGGACACTGGAAACATTTGTAGTTGTAGGGTTTGCCCCATGGCCGGGGAATATAATGAGGCTTCTTAGGCTTGCGCTCCTTGTGTTTGCTGGCAGTCACTTTGCAAGCATCATCTTTGGACATAATTGCGAGTTTTTGATTTAAAAGATTGGGTCATACAAATTCTGATTATTCAAGCTAATCTTCTAGAAACTTTGCCTTTTGTGCAGGTGCAGGTGAATATTTCATTTAATGCagggtttttttcttcaattttgCCAGACAGAAGAAAAGCATCCTCTTGATAAACTTGCAGCTGCACCTGTGAAACAAAGAAAGACGATACGTTTGTGAATGGACACTCAAACCAACAGTTTGAAAGACTGAGTGTTTTATCTTTTGCCAGTGTTTATCACTTATTAATCGAAGTTGTTCAATGTGACTTGGCAATTTGCACAGAAACCATAAAGAGGGATATTGTCTTACACGTATGTGTATTATGAGAGCACATTGGCCGTCTATGCAAGCCGAGGGTTGCCTCTAACCTAGCATCTGGAAGGCCTGGTCTGCTCTGCTCTCACTGTACCTGCCACTACTCATTAGTTCCAGTGTAGCACCAGGCAATAGCTGGACTTAGGGCTGGGGGGCAAGCAGGGCTGCCACAGGGGACTCAGCACCTGTGCAGGGGGTCTCACTACACTGAGTTTCGGGCACGGACTCTCAGAGGGCAGCTACCGGCGCAGCGTAACAATGCTGAGGATTGTGGGCTGGTAAGGAAGGGACAGAATTATGGGGTTTAAGGCCTGATACGTAATGAGAGCCCGGCATCATGCCTATAGGGCGTCATTAGTGGCAGGACAGGGATCTGGGTCAGGACATGGTGCTTAAGTTCAGCTGCTCTCTTGTGCTATCTCATCTTAGCACCTCTGCATTTAGAGTTTAGTTCACCTTGATTAGCTGTGACAGCAGAAAGAATTATGACAGGTAATATTTTGTACCTAAAAGTCTTCGTGTGTCTGAACGTACAGAATGATTTATGCATTCATAATTTGGCATGTCTCATAAAACCGGCCAAACACCAGAGCTTATCCCTGTGATTTCCTCAAATTTTTTTCTAATCTAAACCGTTATCTTCTCTTTCATCTACAAAATCCACGGCCATCATCTTGTTTACATACATTTTAGTGTTTGGCGTGTGGACTAGTATCTATCCACTGTTCCCCCtcatttttaaatttgttttctcTCATCCTCATCTTCTTGGTAACTACTTGACTTTAGATTAATTCACATCCATACATTCTAATGCcttaaaatattattttcccCTCTTTTTATCTGTTATGTTTCCGGAAACTTTGTGATCTTTTTAAACCGTGAGCCAAGCTGCTGGCTGAAGCCTGCAGTGATGTGAGGAGTGAGCTCCTCAGTTTAACAGCTTTGAGGCTTTTATTTAGCCTCTTTCCCTCCGGTAATTCAAAGATGAAAGTGATGCGCGATGTTTAGAGCCCAAActgagatagaaaaaaaaaaaagaatgatactttttctttttaaaaaaaacttcacaAACATATGCATGGGACAAAGTTTTGAAGTAAAGGCTGCTGAAGCGAACACAGGTGATGGATGAGCACTCATAGTGAGAGGCAGCATAATCTAAAAACCCACAGCAAGAAGAGTGCTGATGAAAGACACCTTGAGTCTAACACAGGATGGCAGGCGGTTTCCGACTGCTCTCCCAACTGGACCCTCAGAACTGGCCCGTCAGCGGGGGACCATTTGATTGGCTCACTTGTGCGCCTCGGGGCTCTGACCTGAGCTTTGAGCTCTTAATGGAGTCTAACAGCTGCTGCTACGAGCTAATcaataaaaatcatttttacagtacatttttccccctcttctggCTATCCGCTCCCTTCTCCACTGACTGTGCACTTTGCCCCCCCCCATTGCTCATATCCAAACCCTGCGGTCTTGTTTTAAGCTTTTAGGGATGATGATCAAACAAGCCCAATCGCTTGAACATCTATTGTTACAATTAAGGTGGCTCACCACACTAAAAGCTTTGACAAGTTACATGCTACAGCAAACACACCGCACACAGCAAATGGGATGGGCTTCTTTTCTACTGGGAATAAATGCACAGAAGGACAGCAAGGGAAATTAGTTTTAAACTTTTCCAGATTCAGACTTTAATTTAAAGACGTTACCTGAGATGACGTTCAGGGTGATTTGTTGTTTGTGTCCTTTTCTAGAGAAGAAGAGTtctagaaaaatagaaaaagaaggAATGAGGTTTTAATACAACAATGTGGCAATAAATGCTCCAACATTTTGACAACTCAAAGAGAACATAATGAGATAATAAAAATAAGTGTGTTGAATTCATCAAAAGTTTTTTATGCCAGCAACACAATAGATAATGCTgcagataaacaaataaaagcagTGAGTGATCCTGACTGAACTAATTGTAATACTGTAATTGTAACAGCACAACAACCGGATGAAATTTTTTACATGAataaaggagcaaaatgttcagaGGACGTAATTATGAATAATCTAACATCACGTTTGATCTTAAAGCTGAAAATGAAGGCTCACAtttatatgattttttttttttaaaccaaaaacatgCAGCAAGAAAATGGAACAGAACAGTTATTTTTAAGGCTTACACATGCAACAGGCCTTCTCTTAACCTCCTTTTAAAATATCACTAAATCCTCTCAAACTTATCTGCTTTTATACAACGAAGAGTACAGATAGGAAATGTGTTCACCCGTACCTAGAGAGCGTCCCGGTGTGGCTGTCTGTCACTCCTctgcagcagtggcagcaggGCAGCGCGTCCCGCTCAAATGGGAGCGCAGCAGCGAGTGTGGAGATATATATTGACTGGGAGCACTGCCCTCAGGCGCTACAATACAGCAGCTCCCCCTCTCCTCCCTGTGGCCCCCCTCATGATTGTCAAATGTGGTCTCTACCTTGCAGCCAGTATGCAATATAACAATTTACACACAATTGGTAAAGGTTAGGTCAGTGATGGTTAGATATGATGCTCGTCTGGGCTAATTCCACCATTATGAGGGAATTTTTGAGCTCCTCATCGGCactcttattttatttattttttcagatTAAAGGCAAAAAGTGAGATTATAAAGGCTTCTTGCCCAATTTGTTTTCAGATCAGTTCATCCTAAATTACCAATTTAATGCATCCAGCTACTCAGTATCTTCTATATGAGAATTAATAGGAGACGTTTATAGGAAAATGATTTgcagcagagaaaacaagagTAAAAGCACTTCACTCTCATGATCTATTACTGCAAAGAAAAAATTAGATTTAGTTTGAGATAAATCAACTTATTTTTGTGAGGCTCTTTGCTGAAAAATTATCATTACATTTCAAGTATTTGATCATATACGCCTTCAATTTTGATGCAAGTTCATTGGCACAagaccacttaaaaaaaaaaaaaaaaagataaataaaaaacaggcCGGGGTTCTTTCACCTTGTTTCACCTGCATCGTCCACAATATTCAGCCAGCTCCTTTAGACAGAACAGGGAAtggctgattttctttttttacgaCTTTTTCAGACTCACCCCTTTATCACTTTTACTATTTGTTTGTCCTCTCTTTACCTGATCTCTTTATTCATCTCACTCCACTCTTTCTTCTCtcttacatttttcatttgttttcccCCCCAGCCTCTCCACATTCATCCTGTGCGCTCCTCCCCTGGTTCTCAGGTCAACTCCAGGTTCTCCATTTCCCCTCCCGTGGCTGGCCGGGTGGGAAGCTCATACACGAGCCCCTTAGAGAAATGTCTGTGTCCGTGTGCTGGGAAAGTCGGAGGCCTTTTCACGAGCCACCGGGCCTGCTGTCACACAGAGGCAACCAAATGGAGACTGACAGGCCACTCCATAGAGCCTAACCATCTGTACCAAATGTGACAGCAGGGGGAAGAGGATGTCTGGTAAATCAGGAGGAACGACAGGAGTGCAGTGTGACATGAGGAGGAAGTGGAGAAGGAAGAGAAGCTGGGGAAACAGAGAAAGATCCTCTGCTTCTGAAAGTGCAGGCACATGGGGGGGTGATATCAGTTTTTTGTAAGTTCTCACAGAGGAGTCAGTTTGTGTCAAATGTCTAAATGTACAAACTGAGGAGTGATTTCTGCAGCATTGTAATCTCCTTCAGCGTCTTTGTTGGAAGATCCTCAGTTGTGTTGTGGTTATATTGGAGAGATTGTGGATGTTGGAGTCAAAtgtttcaatcaatcaatcaatcaatcaaaacatttttatttatgtaacaCCTTTTCTAGCAAAATGCTGTGCAAAGCGATAGGAGAACACTGCCATTCAACCTTCATTAACACTGTGGACTTGACAGTCTCTTACACTGGTTTACTCAAACTCTTGCAGGTTTATTTTCTACTCAGATAAAATCCAAATGATAAAAtcatcttttgaaaaaaaaaaaaaaaagctttatgaAGGATGCGGCTATTAAAAAATTACTATcacaaaatatgtatatatccATGTATCACTGCTGTAATGTGGAAGAAAAATGGTTTTGAGATCAGGCATTAACTTGTTTCTACTACTTCTAATTCATCCTCTTCATTTTGCTCTTTCCTCTCAAACCTTAAAATCCGGCGCAGTGTTCATGCAGACTGTTGTGCAGCGTGTGAAAACAGGAGGTGAGGTCGCGTCTCAGCAACATTTTGATATGAAAACCAAACTGGCTACAGGGACTTCGAACCAATTTGAAGCAGCGCAATATTATTTTGTGGTAGGAAGGACAAAAGTAATCTGCTAGGAAAATGTCGATATGTTTTACTCAGAACAAGACATTGTGTCGGTCTAAGCGATTCAAACATAATCACTtcctgaaaataaataaaaaattgacaGGCCACTAAACTTATCTTATTATCACCTTCAATTTACAGTCGGTGCTTATGCCTTCAACATGAACGCATCAAGTTACTATGGTGACAGTTCCCTGCTGAATGCTTCGACCCCTCATTACTGCTACAGCTACACTTCTCACAAGATTTTGTCAGCTAATTTACAGTTTTTGGTGACatgaaatgtaataaaatactattaaataataataaatcaggacatagaaaaaaaaaaaaggtgttttctGGACTAACAAAGTCTCGattattttccttttcagaCGTTCTGTCATAGACTTGCTGCTGTATTctggatcattgtcctgttttttttttatgaccaaATATCAACCAAGCTTTCTCTGTCAGACAGGTGGCCTCACATTGGCTCTAGAATACGCTTGTATACAGAAGAGTTCATGAccgactcaatgactgcaaggtgtcttGGGTCAGTAGCTGCAAAACAAGTTCTAACCATCACCCCTCCACCACCATGTTGACAGTTCGTATGATGCgcttgtgctgatatgctgtgtttggttttcatcaaACCAAATGCCGTGAATTATGACCAGACACCTCTGTCCAAAGGACTGTAAAGGTGCTGTCATGTTCTTTTCAGAGATAACCCATACTTTTTCCAGTTGttatgaactttaacatttaacatgctaactgaggcctgtagagtctagGATGTAGCTCTTgttgagttttcttttttttttttgcaactctGAGCATATTTTGACCTTGGGATGAATTTGCTGGTACATCCACTCCTCGGAAGGTTGGTAACTGAtggttttccacttgtgaatgaTCTTTCCCTCTGTAGAGTGATGGACTCCAAATGGTGTGGAAATAGCCTCATAACCCTCCACAGATTGATGGGTcacaacaattgcttctctgagatcattgctgatgtttgGAAACATCATTGGAAATTATGTTGACAAACACCTGAATGGTACAGACCTGCAAACtaccaaaacttctgctttaatAGAGGTAATCGTGTTTGCtaatgatcagttaatcaagtgtattttatttgcagcacctggctgctacttaccctctttATTCCTGCAGAAGTATAAAGATTGTACATTCAGTCTTTTTCCTAAtttcttctgcattttggaTGAGATTGtactaaataaataatgacattgTTTCATCTGGGGTTGTATTTATCCAGTTAATAATAAGGTGaactttatttttcaaatgactAACTAGTTAAGACCATtgatttgttttcttatttGTATGCATATTGTCTTTAATTAATGTTTCTTTTCCATACTAAAGAAAGCTGCCCTTTGTTCTTAAATTCACAGACAAGTTGACTTCCTGAGCAGTCCTTTAAGACTTCCTGTAAAGTGCTTCCTTAAGCTTTAGAGAAAGAACTTGAAATATGAAGAAGCTAACACTTGCACTGTAAACGCAAAACTCTCCTGGCGAGTGAAACATCCTTATGGAGCGGCATCTGGGGAGGCTGACAGGAGCACTCTATTACCACTCAGAGAAAGGAACCTGAGGGCTGCCACAGTACCGTTACCAGCGAGATCAAGCTGTGCAGATGcctccaaacacacacgcacacacaaccaAACCCATGCAAATgaggagaaaataaatattcAGAACAAACTTGCACCCATGTTTTGACAAGATGGACTGTCTTCAGTGAAAAGGAATCTATATGTTTACAGACTGAAATAATGGAAATATGAATGACTAAAAAGAAACCACAAACCAGAGATGAGTCTTTGCCTTTTTCCTCTGCCTGAGTTTTAGGCCTGAGGTGGAGTAGCTAACAGCTCCTCTCTTAGCCTGCGCTGCTGGGCACATTAACTAAACTCATATCGCTCTCAGCCACTATCAATTATTCACTACCTGCTCCCCTCTTTCCCCTGGTTTTCAAAGATGTAAAACTCCAACAGCTAACACACATTGCCAGGGAAGTCACAAAACAAATTCATTCCTTTGGTGTCTTCCTTCGGTTTTCATTAGCACCCTGTATGTTTTAACTTCAAATCACCATTATAATTTTCTTTAACATGCTAATAATGTTCTTACATCATTGTTGCAGTAATATGCTTCATGTACACTGTCTCATGGAATTCAACTCATCTTTCACAGTGTGAGAGCTTATTTGTGGTACCCAGCTGTAGAACTgtctaaaaagaaagaaagacaaggAAAAAACTTCACTTCAGTAAATATGCTGATGTTGATGAACCAAATGGCCTTGAGCAAGTGGATGCAGAGGTCATAACCCTTATGTGGTACAACTACCACCTACGTGAAAATGGAAAACAAGCACTGGCGTGTATGATTCACACTTAAAATGACAAAGACTgaaacaagaaaaaactgaCAACAAAGATAAATTGCCCTATAAGAGGAAAGCTTAGACAGAGCGGCAAAAGCAGTCTCCTATAGTACAGGCAATGCTTAACATCATCAACCATAAAATGGCAAAATGCATTCATCATGCATTAGATATGTGTGAAATAAAACAATAGAATAGCTAGTGAGGCACTCAGAGTGTTTTCCTCATTCATGGCTAAAGACCT of the Odontesthes bonariensis isolate fOdoBon6 chromosome 23, fOdoBon6.hap1, whole genome shotgun sequence genome contains:
- the prr35 gene encoding proline-rich protein 35; its protein translation is MSKDDACKVTASKHKERKPKKPHYIPRPWGKPYNYKCFQCPFTCMEKSHLYNHMKYSLCKNSLSLLIESDWPYKKGNVLHPEQLRPIQQAHGIHAVGKDDLEQVIRAEEKLGQRRSMQEEGECRESQGPEDEEEGGRAEPAEITGLTKESSNNRGGEATEGVTKTSKQPESELLMANMLSLEDQLLRARSVEVEAQLRHYKLSKGCLTAPGLLSEQWRLLASSQAKAKSEGAQPRVSGSIPCYPPPNLVDYQDSTGLNLSVLGVGYPSLFSYMNSAMPTTASSVTAQTHAQLTQLPFLASAAQLMQPTSSTITDRALISPRLYYPFLCEHTFGLSSSQNDASKSLKTSTNSLDASPLSSFQPKVNLWKVPALRPGNALSPTGWVSPQKDSPDQGYRLGDKMQPMAKEGKGSWGLKRTGAALRSHEAPAQKKPARGFTLDSLKNFQTASTDKHLFQNSLKDAQHQARPSEQWYNDLVTSPHSELPSLSTCVGTNSQHLTAARSSEEGASESVAALLSDLSKALQEYQEAERKISHLEKEDLPAQRHLWEHLNKIRSELSHIHQALERTAGQNDGPLDLSLKRDSTELVGEQSMREDGSLQGNATETEEEDEELDEKKDEDEDESERKVMRDSLESRKKSLDMLIKMSQVSVVPTEVLSPGGLGLRSAEALWPSRTTKCEADSSVLLCPDGRSVVFTDMHSTAKPPKRPPSIQRLEAQCPPSSLTAPDS